Proteins from a single region of Thermotoga maritima MSB8:
- a CDS encoding DUF2905 domain-containing protein, translating into MFQGIGKFLILMGLILVAFGILLILFERIPFLGKLPGDIVIKRKNFVFYFPLMTSLIISLLVSFILYLISRMR; encoded by the coding sequence GTGTTCCAGGGGATCGGGAAGTTTCTGATCCTCATGGGATTGATTCTTGTGGCCTTTGGAATTCTTCTGATTTTGTTCGAAAGGATCCCGTTCCTGGGAAAGCTTCCCGGCGACATAGTGATAAAAAGGAAGAATTTCGTCTTTTACTTCCCGCTGATGACCAGTTTGATCATCAGTCTCTTAGTTTCCTTCATTCTCTATCTGATCTCACGTATGAGGTGA
- a CDS encoding 50S ribosomal protein L7ae family protein — translation MEDQIRRKVYSYIGFAVRARKIVFGKERIRAYIRSPREKKLIIIAEDTSERMKRDTIMRCENKKVPYVIMFSKEELGRLLDKPAVSVIGLEEDNLIDAILGMVK, via the coding sequence ATGGAGGACCAGATCAGAAGAAAGGTTTACAGCTACATAGGTTTCGCTGTTAGAGCCAGAAAGATCGTCTTTGGTAAGGAACGAATAAGGGCTTACATAAGGTCACCGAGGGAAAAAAAGCTCATAATCATAGCGGAAGATACCAGTGAAAGGATGAAGAGGGACACGATCATGAGGTGCGAGAACAAGAAAGTCCCTTATGTTATCATGTTCAGCAAAGAGGAACTGGGAAGGTTGCTCGACAAACCCGCTGTTTCGGTGATAGGTCTTGAAGAGGACAATCTGATAGATGCCATTTTGGGGATGGTAAAATAG
- the infB gene encoding translation initiation factor IF-2: MARLRVYELARKLNMSPKELLQELEELGVNVKSHMSYVDEEMANIIIDLLEEDNRKAKQPSKPKKEKGEEEVEKEVVEKKKKKKITLKPDELKLDIIAEKIGVPQNKIIQDMFVKRGIALRPGQILKLEEVEQILKEYKIEIEIEEEQQTSVEEVDEFELLEKRYQELYEKEKDKLVPRPPVVTVMGHVDHGKTTLLDRIRSTRVAEREEGGITQSIGAYQVEVNGKKITFIDTPGHELFTEMRARGAQATDIVVLVVAADDGVMPQTIEAYNHAKAANVPIIVAINKIDKPNANVEKTKQELVEKLGLIPEEWGGDTIVVPISARTGQGVDELLEMILLVAEMNEIKCYPEGPARAVIIESKLDKKMGPVASAIVKDGVLKVGDAVVASNTYGRVRNLFDDNMRPIREAYPSQPVMILGFEDVPDVHSNVYVVESAEKAKEIVEKRLQRLEAQKQSRKHINLEELMKMMQEKEKKVLNLILKADTYGSVAALKNAINKLQSKEIELNIVHAGVGEISTSDVMLAAAVDGVILGFRVKVNNQARRLAEQEGVDVRTYSIIYKLVEDLKLALEGMLEPEEVEEVIGHGEIRKVFKISKVGKVAGVQMLDGKADRNGFVRIYRNGQLVFGGKIESLKHYKEDVSVVEAPQECGIKFAGFDDIHEGDELEFYVIRKVKRKPTFVEEQADQEQK, from the coding sequence ATGGCCAGACTGAGAGTTTACGAGTTAGCCAGAAAACTGAACATGTCACCAAAAGAACTTCTTCAGGAACTGGAAGAGCTCGGCGTGAACGTGAAGAGCCATATGAGTTATGTGGACGAAGAAATGGCGAATATCATCATAGATCTTTTGGAAGAAGATAACCGGAAAGCCAAGCAGCCTTCCAAGCCAAAGAAAGAAAAGGGAGAAGAGGAAGTAGAAAAAGAGGTCGTCGAAAAGAAAAAGAAGAAAAAGATCACTTTGAAGCCAGACGAACTCAAGCTCGATATCATCGCGGAGAAAATAGGTGTTCCACAAAACAAGATCATCCAGGATATGTTCGTCAAGAGAGGAATCGCGTTGAGACCCGGTCAGATCCTGAAGCTTGAGGAAGTAGAACAGATCCTCAAGGAGTACAAGATCGAGATAGAGATAGAGGAAGAACAGCAAACTTCAGTGGAAGAAGTTGACGAATTTGAACTTCTGGAAAAGAGATACCAGGAGCTCTACGAAAAAGAGAAGGACAAACTCGTTCCAAGGCCTCCTGTTGTAACGGTCATGGGACACGTCGATCATGGAAAGACCACGCTCCTCGACAGGATCAGATCCACAAGAGTCGCTGAAAGGGAAGAAGGAGGAATAACACAGTCCATAGGTGCGTATCAGGTGGAGGTCAACGGGAAAAAGATCACCTTCATAGACACACCCGGCCACGAGCTCTTCACCGAGATGCGCGCAAGGGGAGCCCAGGCGACGGACATAGTGGTTCTCGTTGTGGCGGCGGACGATGGTGTGATGCCACAGACGATAGAGGCCTACAACCACGCCAAGGCCGCCAACGTGCCGATCATCGTGGCGATAAACAAGATCGACAAGCCAAACGCTAACGTGGAAAAGACGAAGCAGGAGCTCGTAGAAAAGCTGGGACTCATCCCCGAAGAGTGGGGTGGAGACACGATAGTAGTTCCCATATCAGCAAGAACCGGTCAGGGAGTCGATGAACTGCTGGAGATGATCCTTCTCGTCGCGGAGATGAACGAGATAAAGTGTTACCCCGAAGGACCCGCGAGGGCCGTGATCATAGAGTCCAAACTGGACAAGAAGATGGGACCCGTTGCGAGTGCGATCGTGAAAGATGGTGTTCTGAAGGTTGGAGACGCGGTAGTTGCTTCGAATACGTACGGAAGAGTTAGGAATCTCTTCGACGACAACATGAGACCCATCAGAGAAGCCTATCCATCTCAGCCCGTTATGATCCTCGGCTTCGAAGATGTTCCCGACGTGCACTCCAACGTCTACGTGGTTGAAAGCGCAGAAAAAGCCAAAGAGATCGTGGAAAAGAGACTGCAAAGGCTCGAAGCCCAAAAACAATCGAGGAAGCACATAAACCTCGAGGAGCTCATGAAGATGATGCAGGAGAAGGAAAAGAAGGTGCTCAATCTCATTCTGAAGGCGGACACGTACGGCTCTGTGGCTGCTTTGAAGAATGCGATAAACAAGCTCCAGTCCAAAGAAATCGAGTTGAACATAGTTCACGCTGGAGTGGGTGAGATCAGTACAAGCGACGTGATGCTCGCCGCTGCGGTGGATGGAGTCATCCTCGGTTTCAGGGTGAAGGTGAACAACCAGGCGAGAAGACTCGCGGAGCAGGAAGGCGTCGATGTCAGAACTTACTCCATCATATACAAACTCGTCGAAGATCTGAAGCTCGCACTCGAAGGTATGCTGGAGCCAGAGGAAGTTGAAGAAGTCATCGGTCATGGCGAGATAAGAAAGGTCTTCAAGATATCCAAAGTAGGAAAAGTGGCGGGAGTTCAAATGCTCGATGGTAAAGCCGACAGGAACGGTTTTGTGAGAATCTACAGAAACGGACAGCTCGTTTTTGGAGGAAAAATAGAGAGTTTGAAACACTACAAAGAGGATGTTAGTGTGGTTGAAGCGCCGCAGGAGTGTGGAATAAAGTTTGCGGGATTCGACGATATACACGAGGGGGATGAACTGGAGTTCTACGTGATAAGGAAGGTGAAGAGAAAGCCGACTTTCGTGGAAGAACAGGCAGATCAAGAACAAAAATGA
- a CDS encoding RNA-guided endonuclease InsQ/TnpB family protein → MSRRVIRTYKLAVPGHLSQTCEELNRTAARIYNKTMSLVRKIHQKKGFWLSWPTADKYILRWAENIKIHVHSKQAFVQLYFQALKGYFKATKKNPDAKPPHKKKRYLPFIWKESAVKLLPDGTLRLSLGKERESFVVQTPLKPPLRIKQTRLVFEDGYYLHLAIEVEIEEKNAGSGVMAVDLGVLRPITCFDGKEVISYHGGVLSSVLRYRNKRLASFQSAIAECKKGSRRYNKLVRAKKRVLRRLRNQINDIMHKITSNFIGLCLRKQIGTIVIGDVTGIRERADYSDNANQKIHQWQFRKLIEMIRYKAEQFGIEVKLISEANTSKTCPVCGAKNNPNGRRYHCKACGFEYHRDGVGAINIWKRYPGTGQVVAGLAPVRGVRFHPHLCGHGASLAPWKVA, encoded by the coding sequence ATGTCAAGACGTGTGATACGAACCTACAAACTCGCCGTACCAGGACACCTGAGTCAAACATGCGAAGAACTCAACCGCACAGCAGCAAGAATCTACAACAAAACGATGTCTCTTGTGCGAAAGATACACCAAAAGAAAGGCTTCTGGCTGTCCTGGCCCACCGCAGACAAATACATCCTCCGCTGGGCAGAAAACATCAAAATCCACGTCCACTCAAAGCAGGCATTTGTTCAGCTCTACTTTCAAGCCCTCAAAGGGTACTTCAAAGCAACCAAAAAGAATCCAGATGCAAAACCTCCCCACAAGAAAAAACGCTATCTGCCGTTCATATGGAAAGAAAGCGCTGTAAAACTTCTGCCAGACGGTACCCTAAGACTGTCTTTGGGCAAAGAACGAGAATCATTTGTTGTACAAACACCTCTCAAACCTCCCCTTCGCATCAAACAGACAAGACTTGTCTTTGAAGATGGATACTATCTCCACCTTGCGATAGAGGTGGAGATTGAAGAGAAGAATGCTGGCTCTGGTGTTATGGCGGTCGACCTTGGAGTGCTCCGTCCCATTACGTGCTTTGATGGAAAAGAAGTCATCAGCTACCACGGAGGAGTCCTCAGCAGTGTTCTTCGCTATCGAAACAAACGCCTTGCAAGTTTTCAGTCTGCCATAGCAGAGTGCAAGAAGGGATCAAGAAGGTACAACAAGCTTGTTCGTGCAAAGAAAAGAGTCCTGAGACGGCTCAGAAACCAGATCAACGACATCATGCACAAGATCACAAGTAACTTCATCGGACTGTGCCTCAGAAAACAAATCGGCACCATCGTGATAGGAGACGTCACAGGGATCAGAGAAAGAGCGGACTACAGCGACAACGCGAACCAGAAGATCCACCAGTGGCAGTTCAGAAAACTCATCGAGATGATAAGGTACAAAGCAGAGCAGTTCGGAATCGAAGTGAAACTCATTTCAGAAGCGAACACGAGCAAGACGTGCCCTGTCTGTGGTGCAAAGAACAATCCGAACGGAAGAAGATACCACTGCAAAGCCTGCGGTTTTGAGTATCACAGGGACGGAGTTGGAGCAATCAACATCTGGAAAAGGTATCCTGGCACAGGCCAGGTAGTAGCGGGCTTGGCCCCCGTCAGAGGTGTGAGGTTTCATCCACACCTCTGTGGCCATGGAGCATCTTTGGCTCCATGGAAGGTGGCCTGA
- the tnpA gene encoding IS200/IS605 family transposase has translation MHIKKTRWSHYNLNYHFVWIPKYRRKILVGSIAEELERILRNTAKQHGIEILALSIQPDHVHLFVSAPPRFSPAEIANLFKGVSARKLLEKFPELRTKEGLWARSYYVGTAGDVSEETIRRYIEECQDV, from the coding sequence ATGCATATCAAGAAGACAAGGTGGAGTCATTATAATCTGAACTATCATTTTGTGTGGATACCTAAATACCGCAGAAAAATCCTGGTCGGCTCCATAGCTGAAGAACTTGAACGAATACTCCGCAACACAGCAAAACAACACGGAATAGAAATACTGGCCCTCTCTATTCAGCCTGATCATGTTCATTTGTTTGTATCGGCGCCTCCAAGATTTTCACCGGCTGAGATAGCAAACCTATTCAAGGGTGTTTCAGCGAGGAAACTGCTGGAGAAATTTCCAGAGCTTAGAACCAAAGAGGGCCTTTGGGCTCGAAGTTACTACGTTGGAACAGCTGGTGATGTCTCTGAAGAAACTATCAGGAGGTACATCGAGGAATGTCAAGACGTGTGA
- a CDS encoding Mut7-C RNAse domain-containing protein → MKYEKIAFFRFFGRLNDFFRNSERIKTHRFTGFQTVKDRIEALGVPHVEVSLITLNGKPVGFDHMVEDGELFFVYPEFQNIEIPEDWLVTPRYIGEPRFVLDIHLGKLARLLRMLGFEAVFGEESDEKLCWMAVKKKAILLSRDTGLLKRKELVFGYYVRNTDPKEQLVEVVERYDLKKWMKPFTRCIECGVELEEVPKEAVKNRVPPKVYGFFNEFARCPVCGRIYWKGSHYDHMVEFIKSNINKG, encoded by the coding sequence ATGAAATACGAAAAAATAGCCTTTTTCAGGTTTTTCGGTAGATTGAACGATTTCTTCAGAAATAGTGAAAGAATAAAAACTCATCGCTTCACGGGTTTTCAGACGGTGAAGGACAGAATAGAAGCCCTTGGAGTTCCACATGTGGAAGTGAGCCTCATCACACTGAACGGAAAACCGGTCGGCTTCGATCATATGGTGGAAGATGGAGAACTCTTCTTTGTGTATCCAGAGTTCCAGAACATAGAAATTCCTGAAGACTGGCTCGTCACTCCCAGATACATAGGTGAACCCCGTTTTGTGCTCGATATACACCTTGGAAAATTGGCACGGCTTCTCAGAATGCTGGGTTTTGAAGCGGTTTTTGGTGAAGAAAGCGACGAAAAACTCTGCTGGATGGCGGTGAAAAAGAAAGCTATCCTTCTGTCCAGAGACACGGGTCTTTTGAAAAGAAAAGAGCTCGTCTTCGGTTACTACGTGAGAAACACGGATCCGAAGGAACAACTGGTGGAGGTGGTGGAAAGATACGATCTGAAGAAGTGGATGAAACCCTTCACCCGATGTATCGAATGTGGTGTGGAACTCGAAGAAGTACCAAAAGAAGCTGTGAAAAACAGAGTTCCTCCAAAAGTCTATGGATTCTTCAACGAGTTCGCTCGCTGTCCGGTGTGTGGAAGAATCTACTGGAAAGGGTCGCACTACGATCACATGGTGGAGTTCATAAAATCGAACATAAATAAGGGATGA
- a CDS encoding peroxiredoxin, translating into MLKSGDKAIDFELVNTDLKMVKLSDFSGKNVVLAFYPGAFTSVCEKELCTFRDSLSKFNRLNAVVLGISVDSPFANKAFAEKNHITFDLLSDFGGRVASQYGGVHENFLNIPGYTAAKRAVYVVDGGGTIVYSWVSEDPGKEPPYEEIEEALERLSK; encoded by the coding sequence ATGTTGAAATCAGGCGATAAGGCGATCGATTTTGAGCTGGTGAACACCGATTTGAAAATGGTGAAACTCTCCGATTTTTCTGGAAAGAACGTTGTGCTTGCTTTCTATCCAGGAGCGTTCACGAGTGTTTGTGAGAAAGAACTCTGCACGTTCAGGGATTCTCTCTCCAAGTTTAACAGACTCAACGCGGTGGTTCTTGGAATCAGCGTGGACAGTCCGTTCGCAAACAAGGCCTTCGCTGAGAAAAACCACATCACGTTCGATCTGCTCTCCGACTTCGGCGGAAGGGTGGCTTCACAGTACGGTGGTGTCCACGAGAACTTTCTGAATATCCCCGGCTACACCGCTGCGAAGAGGGCTGTTTACGTGGTAGACGGAGGCGGAACGATAGTTTATTCCTGGGTTTCCGAAGATCCAGGTAAGGAACCACCCTACGAAGAAATAGAAGAAGCGCTCGAGCGTCTTTCAAAATAA
- a CDS encoding glycosidase yields the protein MVEELLGKALARKRSLRKDETIDVFNRVTYFFPKDFVITNYPRNPVAVFNPGAVLVGKALHVFPRLIFDYYKYVSSIGHFIVNIDDLLNGEVKKPLEMEVVFWPRDIQEFLGCEDPRVFFRNSRFELLYTAKGYKDWSQEGKPHTDFLAYAVLDEDLNLIEKRYISIKSTLGEYVPVSMKDSSFVESKVILTRLTVGDAKVCWRGRLEGSYIDLYSLDPVFFPEEWETKVGWSTNTVEVKEGYLVGWHAVLKDLTYKNGLALVDGRGRLLGTTNYVLSPKGVIEEYGDRIRVIFGCGLVVYGGRVIWIGGVSDWAIGVFETSEREIMNLMKEAT from the coding sequence ATGGTGGAAGAGCTCCTCGGAAAAGCACTGGCACGAAAAAGATCCCTGAGGAAAGATGAGACGATCGATGTGTTCAATCGGGTGACTTACTTTTTCCCAAAAGATTTCGTCATCACGAACTATCCCAGAAATCCGGTGGCTGTGTTCAATCCTGGAGCGGTTCTCGTTGGCAAAGCACTTCATGTTTTTCCCCGTTTGATTTTCGATTACTACAAGTACGTTTCGTCTATTGGTCATTTCATAGTGAACATCGACGATCTGTTGAATGGAGAAGTAAAAAAACCATTGGAAATGGAAGTTGTATTCTGGCCGAGAGATATTCAGGAGTTTCTGGGGTGCGAAGATCCGAGGGTGTTCTTCAGAAATTCCCGTTTCGAGCTTCTCTACACAGCGAAAGGATACAAAGACTGGTCACAGGAAGGAAAGCCCCACACCGATTTTCTTGCGTACGCCGTTCTCGATGAGGATCTGAACTTGATTGAGAAGAGATACATATCGATAAAAAGTACGCTGGGTGAGTATGTGCCGGTTTCCATGAAAGACAGTTCTTTTGTGGAGTCGAAGGTTATCCTGACGAGATTGACGGTTGGTGATGCCAAGGTCTGCTGGAGAGGAAGGCTCGAAGGAAGTTACATAGATCTGTATTCGCTCGATCCCGTCTTTTTCCCGGAAGAGTGGGAGACGAAAGTTGGATGGTCAACGAACACTGTTGAAGTGAAGGAAGGTTATCTGGTGGGATGGCACGCTGTTCTCAAAGATCTCACCTACAAAAACGGTCTGGCACTCGTGGATGGCAGGGGAAGGCTCCTCGGTACCACGAATTACGTTCTCTCACCAAAAGGTGTGATTGAGGAGTACGGAGACAGAATAAGGGTGATATTCGGGTGTGGGCTCGTCGTCTATGGAGGAAGAGTGATATGGATAGGCGGTGTTTCCGACTGGGCGATAGGTGTTTTTGAGACGAGTGAAAGGGAGATCATGAATTTAATGAAAGAAGCAACATGA
- a CDS encoding family 1 encapsulin nanocompartment shell protein, whose protein sequence is MEFLKRSFAPLTEKQWQEIDNRAREIFKTQLYGRKFVDVEGPYGWEYAAHPLGEVEVLSDENEVVKWGLRKSLPLIELRATFTLDLWELDNLERGKPNVDLSSLEETVRKVAEFEDEVIFRGCEKSGVKGLLSFEERKIECGSTPKDLLEAIVRALSIFSKDGIEGPYTLVINTDRWINFLKEEAGHYPLEKRVEECLRGGKIITTPRIEDALVVSERGGDFKLILGQDLSIGYEDREKDAVRLFITETFTSRLSTRRP, encoded by the coding sequence ATGGAATTTCTGAAAAGATCCTTTGCTCCTCTGACAGAAAAACAGTGGCAGGAGATAGACAACAGAGCAAGAGAGATCTTCAAAACACAGCTCTACGGAAGGAAATTCGTCGATGTGGAAGGTCCCTACGGCTGGGAGTACGCTGCCCATCCACTCGGGGAAGTTGAGGTGCTTTCAGACGAGAACGAAGTGGTGAAGTGGGGATTGAGGAAGTCTCTGCCGCTCATCGAACTGAGGGCAACGTTCACTCTCGATCTGTGGGAACTCGACAACCTCGAGAGAGGAAAACCGAACGTGGATCTTTCCAGCTTAGAAGAAACGGTGAGAAAGGTTGCGGAATTTGAAGACGAAGTGATATTCAGAGGATGTGAAAAATCGGGTGTTAAAGGCCTTCTTTCCTTCGAAGAGAGGAAAATCGAATGTGGAAGCACACCGAAAGACCTCCTCGAAGCCATAGTGAGGGCTCTTTCGATCTTCTCAAAAGATGGTATAGAGGGCCCTTACACACTCGTCATAAACACGGACAGATGGATCAACTTCCTGAAGGAAGAGGCAGGGCATTACCCCCTCGAGAAGAGAGTGGAAGAATGCCTCAGGGGTGGCAAGATCATAACCACACCGAGAATCGAGGATGCCCTCGTCGTTTCTGAGCGTGGAGGGGATTTCAAATTGATCCTTGGACAGGATCTCTCGATAGGGTACGAAGACAGGGAAAAAGACGCGGTGAGGCTTTTCATAACGGAGACGTTCACTTCCAGGTTGTCAACCCGGAGGCCTTGA
- a CDS encoding encapsulin-associated ferritin-like protein translates to MADQYHEPVSELTGKDRDFVRALNSLKEEIEAVAWYHQRVVTTKDETVRKILEHNRDEEMEHAAMLLEWLRRNMPGWDEALRTYLFTDKPITEIEEETSGGSENTGGDLGIRKL, encoded by the coding sequence ATGGCAGATCAGTACCACGAACCAGTTTCCGAACTCACGGGGAAGGACAGAGACTTCGTGAGAGCTCTGAACAGCCTGAAAGAAGAGATAGAGGCGGTCGCCTGGTACCATCAGAGGGTTGTCACCACGAAAGACGAAACCGTGAGAAAAATACTCGAACACAACAGAGACGAGGAGATGGAGCACGCAGCAATGCTACTTGAGTGGCTGAGAAGGAACATGCCCGGCTGGGATGAGGCACTCAGAACTTACCTGTTCACGGACAAGCCGATCACAGAAATCGAAGAAGAAACGTCCGGTGGATCAGAAAACACGGGTGGAGACCTCGGCATAAGGAAGCTCTGA
- a CDS encoding sulfide-dependent adenosine diphosphate thiazole synthase encodes MRDVLISRLIVERYFEKLRNSLELDVAIVGAGPSGLTAAYELAKNGFRVAVFEERNTPGGGIWGGGMMFNEIVLEKELENFLKEVEIEYEVKEDHIVVDSVHFASGLLYRATKAGAIVFNNVSVEDVAVQNGRVCGVVVNWGPTVRLGLHVDPITVKASFVVDGTGHPANVVSLLAKRGLVEMKTEFPMDADEAEKFVVDNTGEIFPGLLVSGMAVCAVHGGPRMGPIFGGMILSGQKVARIVSERLR; translated from the coding sequence ATGAGAGATGTGTTGATCTCCAGACTCATCGTTGAGAGGTATTTTGAAAAACTCAGAAATAGTCTGGAGCTGGATGTTGCGATCGTGGGAGCGGGACCGAGCGGTCTCACGGCAGCGTACGAGCTGGCAAAGAATGGTTTCAGAGTGGCCGTGTTCGAAGAGAGAAACACCCCGGGAGGCGGTATCTGGGGTGGAGGAATGATGTTCAACGAGATCGTGCTGGAGAAAGAACTCGAGAACTTTCTGAAGGAGGTAGAAATCGAATACGAAGTGAAAGAAGACCACATAGTGGTGGATTCCGTGCATTTCGCTTCGGGACTTCTCTACAGAGCAACGAAGGCAGGAGCCATTGTCTTCAACAACGTTTCGGTTGAAGATGTGGCAGTCCAGAACGGTAGGGTCTGTGGAGTGGTGGTGAACTGGGGTCCAACGGTGAGACTCGGGTTGCACGTCGATCCCATAACAGTGAAGGCTTCGTTCGTTGTGGATGGCACCGGTCACCCCGCGAACGTGGTTTCACTTCTTGCAAAGAGAGGTCTCGTAGAGATGAAAACAGAATTTCCTATGGACGCCGATGAAGCGGAAAAATTCGTGGTAGATAACACCGGTGAGATCTTCCCGGGGCTTCTCGTCTCAGGGATGGCGGTCTGCGCTGTTCACGGCGGACCGAGGATGGGTCCCATCTTCGGTGGAATGATTCTGTCCGGTCAGAAAGTGGCGAGAATCGTGAGTGAAAGGTTGAGGTGA
- the thiC gene encoding phosphomethylpyrimidine synthase ThiC, which yields MTQMEMARKGVVSDEMKKVAEYEGVDVEIVRQKLAEGRAVLPKNKLHRIERPMIVGEGFSVKVNANIGTSQGFSSLEEEKEKARVAIEYGADSLMVLSTWGDLREIRRAIVEMSPVPVGSVPIYDSAVRSYQMKKNVVDFSEKDFFDMVIAHAEDGIDFMTIHVGVTRRVLDRIKSSRRVLKIVSRGGAIIAGWMIKNNKENPFYEHFDELLDIAKDYDITLSLGDGMRPGAVVDASDAQQFEELFVMGELVERAREKGVQVMLEGPGHVPLNEVEMNVRLMKKIGKGAPIFLLGPLPTDRAMGYDHIACAIGGALAGYYGADFLCYVTPSEHISLPDVEDVREGVIASKIAAIVADVARGNKKAWELEKKMALARKNFDWETMFSLSLGKDVAKKKYEERPYPDKGCSMCGPFCAIKIAEEFS from the coding sequence ATGACCCAGATGGAAATGGCCAGAAAGGGTGTTGTTTCCGACGAGATGAAAAAGGTGGCGGAGTACGAGGGAGTGGATGTCGAGATCGTCAGGCAAAAACTTGCGGAAGGCAGAGCGGTTCTTCCAAAGAACAAACTCCACAGGATAGAAAGGCCAATGATCGTTGGAGAAGGTTTCAGTGTGAAGGTGAACGCGAACATAGGAACCTCCCAGGGATTTTCTTCGCTCGAAGAGGAAAAGGAAAAGGCAAGAGTGGCGATAGAATACGGTGCTGACTCCCTCATGGTCCTCTCCACGTGGGGGGACCTGAGGGAGATCAGAAGGGCCATCGTGGAGATGTCGCCCGTTCCAGTTGGTTCGGTGCCCATATACGATTCCGCCGTGAGGAGTTACCAGATGAAAAAGAACGTGGTGGATTTTTCGGAGAAGGACTTCTTCGATATGGTCATAGCACACGCGGAAGATGGCATAGACTTTATGACGATCCACGTCGGTGTGACGAGAAGGGTGCTTGATAGGATAAAAAGTTCAAGGCGGGTTTTGAAGATCGTGAGTAGAGGCGGAGCGATCATCGCGGGATGGATGATAAAGAACAACAAGGAAAATCCGTTCTACGAACACTTCGATGAACTCTTGGACATCGCAAAAGACTACGATATCACTCTGAGTCTTGGCGACGGCATGAGACCCGGAGCTGTGGTGGACGCGAGCGACGCCCAGCAGTTCGAAGAGCTATTCGTGATGGGAGAACTCGTGGAGAGAGCGAGGGAAAAAGGGGTCCAGGTGATGCTGGAAGGGCCGGGGCACGTTCCTCTGAACGAGGTGGAGATGAACGTGAGGCTCATGAAAAAGATCGGAAAAGGAGCCCCCATCTTCCTTCTGGGACCTCTTCCAACGGACAGAGCCATGGGCTACGATCACATAGCCTGCGCGATAGGTGGTGCGCTGGCTGGCTACTACGGAGCCGATTTCCTCTGTTATGTGACTCCTTCAGAGCACATCTCGCTTCCGGATGTTGAAGACGTGAGAGAAGGTGTGATAGCCTCTAAGATAGCGGCTATTGTCGCGGATGTGGCGCGCGGAAACAAAAAAGCCTGGGAGCTTGAGAAAAAGATGGCCCTCGCAAGAAAGAACTTCGACTGGGAGACGATGTTCAGCCTTTCGCTGGGAAAGGACGTTGCGAAGAAGAAATACGAGGAAAGACCGTACCCCGACAAAGGCTGTTCTATGTGTGGACCATTCTGTGCGATAAAGATAGCGGAGGAGTTCTCTTGA
- a CDS encoding sugar phosphate isomerase/epimerase family protein, translating into MRKGVSTSIIRSNPDLLEALPKAELYELGFFKAEDLEKVLRFFHDKNFGIHAPFIYRYRYHHPNPTSLNEEEREDTFSVNKKCAELARKIGAEYMIIHFPNALQKENWLSVYREVEREFSELAGVISVRVENVYGNDHFHSAEDYRTFLENTGCKMCVDIGHLLLDAEVYGFSPIEFIEKLSDFVEEFHIYYADFETYKKCHHAPWGESKEFLEVLEFIKDFDADFVLEPTPECEEGLEKLFEYWRDL; encoded by the coding sequence TTGAGAAAAGGTGTATCCACGAGCATCATAAGAAGCAATCCCGATCTGCTTGAAGCACTCCCGAAAGCAGAACTTTACGAACTGGGTTTTTTCAAGGCGGAAGACCTCGAGAAGGTCCTCCGCTTTTTTCACGACAAAAATTTTGGAATCCACGCTCCTTTCATCTACAGGTACAGATACCACCATCCGAATCCGACCTCTCTGAACGAGGAAGAAAGAGAGGACACCTTTTCTGTGAACAAAAAATGCGCTGAGCTTGCCAGGAAGATCGGCGCAGAATACATGATAATTCACTTCCCAAATGCCCTTCAGAAAGAAAACTGGCTTTCTGTTTACAGAGAGGTGGAGAGAGAATTCTCCGAGCTTGCGGGTGTCATCAGCGTTCGAGTGGAGAACGTTTATGGAAACGATCATTTCCACTCCGCTGAAGATTACAGGACCTTTCTTGAAAACACAGGTTGTAAGATGTGCGTTGACATCGGCCATCTTCTTCTAGACGCTGAGGTTTACGGTTTTTCTCCCATCGAATTCATAGAAAAACTCTCTGATTTTGTAGAAGAATTTCACATTTACTACGCGGATTTCGAAACCTACAAAAAATGCCATCACGCTCCCTGGGGTGAATCGAAAGAGTTTCTTGAAGTGCTGGAGTTCATAAAGGATTTCGACGCGGATTTCGTTCTGGAGCCGACACCGGAATGTGAAGAAGGTCTGGAAAAACTCTTCGAATACTGGAGGGATCTCTAA